One genomic region from Peptostreptococcaceae bacterium encodes:
- a CDS encoding MurR/RpiR family transcriptional regulator, whose amino-acid sequence MREEKKDIFKIINRRYENFSKSQKLIADYIIENYDKAAFMTASKLGETVGISESTIVRFADALDFSGYPELQKALQELIKTKLTTVQRFELTNKYTSDTQTILNVMDSDIQNIRETMNELDKDMLEKVTSEILCAKRVYILGLRSSAVLAEYLGFYLNFILKDVHVIKAQYNDVYEQLINISSEDVVIALSFPRYSRRTYESVRLLRRQGCKIISITDSKFSPLASISEMTLFAKNNVTSFVDSLVAPMSLINLLIVSISLQEKELLTETFRKLEAVWDEFNIYSKS is encoded by the coding sequence ATGAGAGAAGAGAAAAAAGATATCTTTAAAATAATAAACAGAAGGTATGAGAACTTCAGCAAAAGCCAAAAATTGATTGCGGACTATATTATTGAAAACTATGACAAAGCAGCTTTTATGACTGCGTCAAAACTTGGCGAAACTGTTGGAATTAGCGAATCAACCATTGTAAGATTTGCAGATGCGTTGGATTTCAGCGGTTATCCCGAGCTGCAAAAGGCTTTGCAGGAACTGATAAAGACAAAACTGACAACGGTTCAGCGATTTGAATTGACAAACAAGTACACTAGCGACACACAAACCATTTTGAATGTCATGGATTCCGACATTCAAAATATACGGGAAACAATGAATGAATTAGACAAAGATATGCTTGAAAAGGTTACAAGCGAAATCCTATGCGCAAAAAGGGTATATATCCTTGGGTTAAGAAGTTCGGCAGTGCTTGCAGAGTATTTGGGATTTTACCTAAACTTTATTTTAAAGGATGTTCATGTAATCAAGGCCCAGTACAACGATGTATATGAGCAACTGATTAACATTAGCAGTGAGGATGTAGTTATTGCATTAAGCTTTCCGCGATATTCAAGAAGGACTTATGAATCAGTAAGGTTGCTGAGGCGGCAAGGCTGCAAAATCATTTCCATCACGGATAGCAAATTTTCGCCACTTGCATCAATATCGGAAATGACTCTTTTCGCAAAAAACAATGTAACATCTTTTGTAGATTCATTGGTTGCTCCAATGAGCCTGATTAATTTACTGATTGTATCCATCAGTCTTCAGGAAAAAGAGCTCTTGACCGAAACTTTTCGTAAATTGGAAGCAGTTTGGGATGAATTTAATATATACAGCAAATCATAA
- a CDS encoding 2-oxoacid:ferredoxin oxidoreductase subunit beta, giving the protein MASALIEKYMRTDKFPHMWCPGCGHGIIMRSIVDAIDRLGWEKDNVCVVSGIGCSSRAPGYMDFNTLHTTHGRALAFATGIKLANPDLHVVVVSGDGDSSAIGGNHLIHAARRNIDITTIVFNNNIYGMTGGQYSPTTPTNYFGSTAPYGNIDRCFDIAELAGAAGATYTARSTIYHVPQMTNYIEKALRKKGFSLVEAISICPTSFGRRNKLGDAVDMIKWIRDSAVPVSKASTMSSDEMVGKFTIGELKNTEAPEYTQQYDRLIERLREEDDA; this is encoded by the coding sequence ATGGCAAGTGCATTGATCGAAAAATACATGCGTACTGACAAATTTCCACATATGTGGTGTCCCGGGTGCGGACACGGAATTATAATGCGATCGATTGTTGACGCTATTGATAGACTCGGATGGGAAAAAGACAATGTATGCGTTGTTTCCGGAATAGGTTGCTCATCGAGAGCGCCCGGATATATGGATTTTAACACACTTCACACAACTCATGGTAGAGCCCTGGCTTTTGCTACTGGAATAAAGCTTGCGAATCCGGATCTACATGTTGTTGTGGTATCCGGTGATGGTGATTCTTCAGCTATAGGAGGAAATCATCTTATACATGCGGCAAGACGAAACATAGATATTACTACAATTGTTTTCAACAACAATATTTACGGTATGACCGGAGGACAATATTCTCCAACAACGCCTACCAATTACTTTGGTTCCACGGCCCCCTATGGGAATATAGACAGATGCTTCGACATAGCCGAACTAGCCGGTGCTGCAGGAGCTACATACACCGCGCGCTCGACTATCTATCATGTACCGCAAATGACAAACTATATTGAAAAAGCGCTTCGCAAAAAAGGTTTTTCGCTAGTTGAAGCCATTTCTATTTGCCCCACTAGCTTTGGAAGACGGAACAAGTTAGGCGATGCCGTGGATATGATAAAGTGGATTAGAGATTCAGCCGTGCCCGTATCGAAGGCATCAACTATGTCATCAGATGAAATGGTTGGAAAATTTACGATAGGCGAATTAAAAAACACAGAAGCTCCGGAATATACGCAGCAGTATGACAGATTGATCGAACGACTTAGAGAGGAGGATGACGCATGA
- a CDS encoding 2-oxoacid:acceptor oxidoreductase family protein translates to MMSQMEIRLTGSGGQGLILAGIILAEAALLQGDNAIQSQSYGPEARGGASKSEVIISKEDIDFPKVKDADILLSLTQIAYDKYKGATKESAIVIVDSAIDIDKSLKVGRVISIPIIKTASEKVGKSIVSNIVALGAIQKVTGIVNQDFLEEAVLKRVPAKFKDLNRKALAEGFNLVKE, encoded by the coding sequence ATGATGTCGCAAATGGAAATTAGGCTGACTGGATCTGGTGGACAAGGCCTTATACTTGCTGGTATAATATTGGCAGAAGCAGCATTGCTTCAGGGAGACAACGCAATACAATCTCAGTCATACGGACCTGAGGCAAGAGGCGGAGCAAGCAAATCCGAAGTCATCATAAGCAAAGAAGACATCGACTTTCCAAAGGTCAAAGATGCGGATATTTTACTTTCTCTTACGCAAATTGCCTATGACAAATACAAGGGAGCCACAAAGGAATCAGCCATTGTAATTGTGGATTCTGCCATAGATATAGACAAAAGCTTAAAAGTAGGTAGGGTAATAAGTATACCAATAATTAAAACGGCATCCGAAAAAGTCGGAAAATCCATAGTTTCAAACATAGTAGCCCTCGGAGCGATTCAGAAAGTAACGGGAATCGTAAATCAAGATTTTCTTGAAGAGGCTGTATTGAAAAGGGTTCCCGCAAAATTTAAAGATTTGAATCGAAAAGCGCTTGCGGAAGGGTTCAATCTTGTAAAAGAGTGA